GTCTGGAAAACTTTGCCGGTAGCTATATCAGCAGTTTTTATCTGCCAGAGGAGCAGCGTCAGCTCCTTGTGGACCTGCTGGCGCGATTCCCAACGATGACGCTGATTGAAGTCGGGGCCCTGCTGGAGCAGATTCAGGGCGTGGTCGGCCAGCTTACGTCAGCCATTGCCGTGGTGCTCTGGTTGGTGCTGGTCTGCGCCTTGTTAATCACGGTGGCCAATGTGCAGCTCAGCTTTGCCCTGCGCAAGAAGGAAAATGCGCTGCTGCGGAGTCTTGGCGCCAGTAACCGCTTTCTGCGGCGAGTGCTGCTGGGCGAGTTCGCTCTGCTGGGCGCCCTGGCGGGAACGTTGTCCGCGGTTGGCGCCAACATATGTGTGGCGGCTGTACAGTACTGGGCGCTCTCGATGTCGCCAGTGTGGTACTGGCAGATGCTGCCGATTGCCGTGCTTATCGGGGGGCTGCTGTTGGCGGGGCTGGTGTGGTTGACCAGTCGGCAGCTGCTGATCAGTTCGCCGCTGCAGTTACTTCGCAGTGAGTGACTGCAGGGGGGCGCCTTTGCTCACTGCTCGGGCGGGTAGGGTGTTGCTTCGCTGGGGAGATTCGCGATGAAGCTTGGATCGGTACACAGTCCGGCTATCATCATGCGCATCGACTTTTCCGCCTGCAGGTGCAGGTCGCGGTGATAGCCGTAGGTGTCCGCGTGGTCGAGCATCAAGGTGGTAACACCGTGAACGGCAGCCCACACCGTATGGGCAATCGACGCGACATTGTCTAATGCTCGCAGTTCGCCATTATTGAGGCCGCGTTCAACGCCCGCTCTGACTTTGTAGATCGCCTCCCGTCCTGCGGCAAACAGCTCGGGGTACTGGTTACGCGGCTGGAGCGCAGGTCCGAACATCAGGTGGAACAGCTCGGTGTGCTCGCGGGCGAATTTGACATAGGCCAGGCCGAAGTAGAGAAGGCTTTTGTCGGCACGGGGCTCATCTTGACTGGGCTTGCTCATTTCGAAGAAGCGTTTAAACCCCTCGGTGGCGAGCGCGGCGAGCAGGGCGTTTTTGTCGCGAAAGTGGCGATAAGGTGCCGTTTGCGACACGCCAATTTCTCGTGCCAGTGCGCGCAAACTTAAATCGCTGACGCCATTATCCACCAGGTGCTTTTCCGCCAGCTCCATCAGTTCTTGACGAAGGTTGCCGTGGTGATAACTCGATGAGGTTTGTGTAGCCATGTGTTTACTTCTGTACCAGTGCAGTGGGCAATGTTGACAGCGATCCGCAGCCTTGTCATCTATTTTTCATGATGTCGGCGGAATTGCGTGAGAACCGTGATTAATCCCGACGTTTGCCTCAAATTTCAAGCAGGTTTCCGACGAGTGACGTTTGATTTCGCGGTGCAATATACTCCTTCTGGCATACTGTTGAGAGTACACCGAACGAGGTAATTGCATGGATTTACAGCTAAGAGACAGAGTTTATCTGGTCGCGGCCGGAAGCCGGGGCTTGGGTTATGCCATCGGACGACAGCTGGCTCTGGCGGGAGCGCGCGTCGTGCTCGGCAGCCGCAATATTGAGGATGTTGAGGCGGCGGCCCGGCGCCTGTGTGAAGAGTGTGGCAGTGTGGTAAGTGGGGCCTCGCTGGATATGAGCGATGCACAGAGTATCCAGCGTTGGGTGGCAGAGGCCGAGGAGCGCTTCGGACGAATTGACGGTGTACTGGTTAATGCTGGCGGTCCGCCGCCCGGCGGTTTCGATGATTTTGACGACGCGGCGTGGCAGGCTGCTTTTGAGCTGACCTTAATGAGTGCCGTGAGGCTGGTGCGAGAGGCCTTACCGGCATTGCGTCGCTCGGATGCGGCGTCGATCTTGATGTTGACGTCCTCATCCGTGAAGGAACCCATCGATATATTGCTGCTATCCAATGTGATGCGATCCGGTGTGAGCAGCCTCGCCAAGAGCCTGAGCCGCTCGCTGGCCGCCGAGGGTATTCGTGTCAATAATCTGATACCGGGCCAGATCTATACCGATCGCATAAAGGCGCTGGACGCCAAACTGGCGGAGACAAATGGCGTAGATGTCAGCGAGCAGCGAGCCAGCAACGAATCGCTGATCCCGCTGGGGCGCTATGGAGACCCGGAGGAGTTTGGCAAAGCCGGTGCATTCCTGTTGTCGCCCGCTGCCAGCTATATTACCGGCGCATCGCTAGTTGTAGATGGCGGCACGATGAAATCCCTGTTCTAGCGACATGCCTTGGCGGTCAGGGCGAGGGAGGAAGGTCTACTCGCTCTGCAAGGCAGAAACACTGCGCAGACCAATTTTGCTGATGCGCTTGCCATCCATCTCGGCGACGGTCCAAATCATCCCCTGCCAGTGAATATGATCGCCCAGTACCGGGCGGGCAGACAGGCGTTGAGACAGGAACTGAGCCAACTGGAGGTCGGCTTCTTCAGGGCCGACATTGAGGTTATAGAGCATGGCGAGGTCGCCGAGTCGTGCATCGGCCTGAAGAATAAAGTCGCCGAAAAAGCGCATATCCAGACCTTGCTTCGGTGCCTCGCTGAACAGCTTGCCGAGGGCAGGGAGGTCACTGTCTTTGCCGATGACACAGAGAATATCGCCAGCCAACAGCAGTGTGCTGCCGCTCGGGTGCAGTAGCTGTTTGTTGCGGAAAAGCGCCGCAATGCGTGTGCTGTCCGGCATATGGAGTTGACGCAGTGGTTTGCCGATATACCATTTTTCTGCCGCCAAGGTGTAGATGAACAGCTCCCACTGGCTGGCGACGTGGACTTCTAAGCCCACGCGCGATACGGGGGATGGCGATGCCGGAATGAGGACCTTAGCTCGCTGGGCCGCCCAGCCAAGGCTGCTACCCTGGAGAAGCAGCGAGATCAGCACGATGAAGAACGCGACGTTGAAATACAGCTGCGCGTGCTCCAGTCCCGCCATCATAGGGAAAATAGCCAGAATAATCGGTACGGCCCCCCGCAGGCCCACCCAGGCGACAAAGGCGCGCTCGCGGAGCTGAAAACTTCGAAAGGGCAGCAGGCTAAGCATGACTGCCGAAGGGCGTGCAACGAGAATCATCCACAGGGCGAGTACCAGTCCGGGCAG
The window above is part of the Spongiibacter tropicus DSM 19543 genome. Proteins encoded here:
- a CDS encoding TetR/AcrR family transcriptional regulator; this translates as MATQTSSSYHHGNLRQELMELAEKHLVDNGVSDLSLRALAREIGVSQTAPYRHFRDKNALLAALATEGFKRFFEMSKPSQDEPRADKSLLYFGLAYVKFAREHTELFHLMFGPALQPRNQYPELFAAGREAIYKVRAGVERGLNNGELRALDNVASIAHTVWAAVHGVTTLMLDHADTYGYHRDLHLQAEKSMRMMIAGLCTDPSFIANLPSEATPYPPEQ
- a CDS encoding SDR family oxidoreductase; its protein translation is MDLQLRDRVYLVAAGSRGLGYAIGRQLALAGARVVLGSRNIEDVEAAARRLCEECGSVVSGASLDMSDAQSIQRWVAEAEERFGRIDGVLVNAGGPPPGGFDDFDDAAWQAAFELTLMSAVRLVREALPALRRSDAASILMLTSSSVKEPIDILLLSNVMRSGVSSLAKSLSRSLAAEGIRVNNLIPGQIYTDRIKALDAKLAETNGVDVSEQRASNESLIPLGRYGDPEEFGKAGAFLLSPAASYITGASLVVDGGTMKSLF